One Bacillota bacterium DNA segment encodes these proteins:
- the nirJ2 gene encoding putative heme d1 biosynthesis radical SAM protein NirJ2 produces the protein MIVSWNATNECNLKCAHCYRDAGSKKTDELTTEEGRTLIDEIARAGFKIMIFSGGEPVMRSDLFELAAYAREKGLRPVLGTNGTLITPEVAGRLSEAGLMAAGISLDSMDKKVHDELRGVPGSWDAAVEGMRACREAGLRFQVHTTVMDFNYNEIEKLTDFSVEIGAQGHHVFFLVPTGRAVEIAEASIKADQYERLLRRLLEKQKQVPIEIKPTCAPHFLRIAKQMGVNMRFTRGCLAGLSYCLINPVGVVQACAYLDVPAGNVRETPFSQIWRDAEFFKHLRTRRYTGKCGSCEYEDVCGGCRARAKFYYDDYMGEEPWCLYGGKSRVQRSS, from the coding sequence ATGATCGTATCCTGGAACGCAACCAACGAATGTAACCTCAAATGCGCCCACTGTTACCGGGACGCGGGGTCGAAAAAAACCGACGAACTGACGACGGAAGAGGGCCGCACGCTCATTGACGAGATCGCCCGGGCCGGGTTTAAGATAATGATTTTCTCGGGCGGGGAGCCCGTCATGCGGTCCGACCTGTTCGAGTTGGCGGCTTACGCCCGCGAAAAAGGTCTGCGGCCGGTTCTGGGTACCAACGGGACCTTAATCACACCCGAGGTGGCCGGGCGGTTGTCGGAGGCCGGGTTAATGGCGGCGGGAATCAGCCTCGACAGCATGGACAAAAAGGTGCACGACGAACTGCGCGGTGTGCCCGGTTCCTGGGACGCGGCGGTTGAAGGCATGCGGGCCTGCCGGGAAGCCGGGCTTCGTTTCCAGGTCCATACCACGGTGATGGACTTCAATTATAACGAAATTGAAAAGCTTACGGATTTTTCCGTGGAAATCGGGGCACAGGGGCACCACGTCTTTTTCCTGGTGCCGACGGGCCGTGCGGTGGAGATAGCGGAGGCTTCAATCAAGGCCGATCAGTACGAACGTCTCCTACGGCGTCTCCTGGAAAAACAGAAGCAGGTGCCGATAGAGATAAAACCCACCTGCGCGCCGCATTTTTTAAGGATCGCCAAACAGATGGGCGTCAATATGCGTTTCACCCGGGGATGCCTGGCGGGGCTCTCCTACTGCCTGATCAACCCGGTGGGCGTGGTGCAGGCCTGCGCTTATCTCGACGTCCCTGCGGGGAACGTCCGGGAAACACCTTTCTCGCAGATCTGGCGGGACGCCGAGTTCTTTAAGCACCTGCGGACGCGCCGGTACACCGGAAAATGCGGGAGTTGCGAATACGAGGACGTATGCGGCGGCTGTCGGGCAAGGGCGAAGTTTTATTACGACGATTACATGGGCGAAGAACCGTGGTGTCTTTACGGGGGGAAGAGCCGGGTGCAGCGGTCGAGCTGA